The following are from one region of the Coffea eugenioides isolate CCC68of chromosome 2, Ceug_1.0, whole genome shotgun sequence genome:
- the LOC113760050 gene encoding raucaffricine-O-beta-D-glucosidase-like, with translation MEIHRSDFPPEFLFGAATSSYQIEGGVREGGRGLSNWDFLCNSTPGKVNGQNGNVACYSYGLYKEDVKICKKLGLDSYRFSISWSRVLPGGRLSAGVNREGIQYYNNLIDELLANGIQPFVTLHHFEVPQILEEQYGGFLDKRIMKDYLDLAELCFWEFGDRVKYWTTFNEPWTFIFKGYVTGEFPPCRGSSSEEHAKLSALQHKTHHRNPLVCEDGDPGVEPYTAARNLLLAHAEAVDLYRKKFKAQGGQIGITLVTSWFEPFHHHSEKDIHAAQRTQDFVFGWFMDPITYGRYPKSMTDNVPPERLQRFAEEESIQLRGSYDFLGLNYYTSSYIVAASVLPSGPPSYITDSHATHKNNGPDGNPIGEPTEGLHKILHYIKQRYNDPPIFITENGFGDANHPDYTVSEACNDETRIEYLREHLKEIRLAMIENRVNVKGYFVWSLMDNFEWASGFNYRFGLVYVNFTDRYLSRFPKNSALWYMNFLDKKYRPITHPLKNNALLEDETISPTSTSPLPYQTNAPNSGEMVVHEGTPTKRHRKT, from the exons ATGGAAATCCATCGTTCGGATTTTCCCCCTGAATTTCTCTTTGGAGCTGCAACTTCTTCTTATCAG ATTGAAGGTGGTGTACGGGAAGGGGGCCGCGGCCTTAGTAATTGGGATTTCTTGTGCAATTCAACACCAG GAAAGGTCAACGGTCAAAATGGAAACGTTGCTTGTTATTCATACGGGCTGTACAAG GAAGATGTGAAAATTTGCAAGAAACTGGGCTTGGACTCCTACAGATTTTCAATTTCATGGAGTAGAGTATTGCCCG GTGGGAGACTAAGTGCAGGCGTAAACAGAGAAGGAATCCAGTACTACAACAATCTCATTGACGAGCTCTTGGCAAATG GCATTCAACCTTTTGTGACCCTGCACCACTTTGAAGTTCCACAAATTCTCGAAGAACAGTATGGTGGTTTCTTAGATAAGAGAATTAT GAAGGACTACCTGGACCTTGCTGAATTGTGCTTTTGGGAATTCGGTGATCGTGTGAAATATTGGACAACATTCAATGAGCCATGGACTTTTATATTTAAGGGATATGTAACTGGTGAATTTCCCCCTTGTCGAGGTTCATCTTCAGAGGAGCACGCGAAACTTTCTGCTCTCCAACACAAAACTCATCACCGGAACCCATTGGTTTGTGAAGATGGAGATCCAGGTGTTGAACCATATACTGCAGCACGTAACTTGCTCCTTGCTCATGCTGAAGCAGTTGATCTTTACAGGAAAAAATTCAAG GCTCAAGGGGGACAAATTGGCATAACACTCGTTACCTCGTGGTTTGAGCCATTCCATCACCACTCAGAGAAAGACATACATGCCGCTCAACGAACACAGGACTTTGTGTTCGGCTG GTTTATGGATCCAATAACATATGGTCGATATCCAAAGAGCATGACAGATAATGTGCCACCAGAGCGCCTTCAACGATTTGCAGAGGAAGAATCCATCCAACTAAGAGGATCATATGATTTCCTTGGGCTCAACTATTACACATCCAGCTATATAGTTGCTGCATCTGTCCTCCCCAGTGGACCTCCGAGCTACATTACTGATTCGCATGCCACTCATAAAA ACAATGGTCCTGATGGGAATCCTATTGGTGAACCA ACTGAGGGGTTGCACAAGATTTTGCACTACATAAAGCAACGTTACAATGATCCACCAATTTTTATCACTGAGAATG GATTTGGTGATGCAAATCATCCTGATTATACGGTTTCTGAAGCTTGTAACGATGAGACGAGGATTGAATACCTTCGTGAGCACTTAAAAGAAATAAGACTGGCCATGATTGA AAATCGGGTCAATGTCAAGGGATATTTCGTTTGGTCATTGATGGACAATTTCGAGTGGGCATCAGGCTTCAATTATCGGTTTGGCCTTGTGTATGTTAACTTCACAGATCGTTATTTGTCAAGATTCCCAAAAAACTCAGCTCTATGGTACATGAATTTTCTGGACAAGAAGTATAGACCTATAACACATCCACTGAAAAATAATGCCCTACTTGAGGATGAAACTATAAGCCCTACTTCTACTTCGCCGCTGCCATATCAAACGAATGCCCCAAATTCGGGAGAAATGGTTGTTCATGAGGGTACTCCAACTAAGAGGCACCGCAAAACTTGA